The genomic region TTGGTGGAGACGATGCCGGCGTTCTCGATGCCCGCGGAGAGCTTGTACGTGGACTGCGGGGCGCCGGTGGCCGGGTCGAGGATCTGCGCCTGCAGGGTCTGGTTGGGGCTCCGGCCGCACTTGCGGATGACGGCGAGGGCCTCGCCGCCGGCGTAGCCCGCGTCGTAGCAGCCTTCACCGTCCGTCTTGGGCACCCACAGCGACTTGCCGTCGGCGAGGTTCCAGGCGGCGCCGCCCGAGGAGCCGCCGGCAGCGACCGTCTGCCCGCTGAGGGTGACCTCGTAGTAGGACGCGGGCTTGTCGCCGCTGGTGGCGCTCTTGGCGTTGCCGGTCCAGACGAGCTTGCCGGCGTTCAGGTCGACGACGCCGACCTCGGTGCACGGCGGGTACTTGTTCTCCGGCGTGGCCGCCGCGGGCCTGAAGAGCACCGCCGACTTGTTGTCGCTGACGTGCGAGGTGGCGCCGCAGATTTCTCCCGGGAGGGGCACCTCCCACTTCTTGCCGCCGTCGACGAGGTTGTAGCCGACGATCTTCGACACGTCGGACTTGATGTAGGTGGTGTCGGTCAGCCAGGAGCCGGCGACCTGGACCATCTCCTCCGGCGTCGGGCTCGGCTGGTTGACCAGCACCTTCGACTTGGTGCTGGCGGGCACCTTCTCGGTGCCGCCCGCGCCTGCCTGGCCCTTGTCCTCGCCCGGTTTGGCGGGACCGCCGTCCGCGGTGTCCTGCTTGCCGCCGCCGTCGCCGGAGACGTACCAGAGGCCGCCGCCGACGATGAGGACGATGGCCAGGAGGGCCGCGCCGACGATCATCAGCTGGTTGCGCTTGTCGTTGCTGCCGCCGCCGCCCGCGCCGGCTGCCGCCGGGGGCTGGGCGGTGTGCATGGGCGTGGTGGGCGGTCCGAAGGGCGCCGGGGTGCCGGGCTGCTGTGGGTAGCCGTAGCCGGGTCCGGGCTGCTGCGGGTATCCGTACGCGGGCTGCCCGGCGGGCGGCGCGGCCGGCGGCTGCTGCTGCGGGGACGCGGCGGGTGGCTGCTGCGGGGGCGCCGGCGGTACGGGCGGTGCCGGCGGCTGACCGAACCCGCCCGGCGGCGGATCCTGCGGCGCTCCGAAGCCGCCGGACGGCGGCTGGCTGGGGGGCGGCGGGGTACTC from Streptomyces sp. NBC_00190 harbors:
- a CDS encoding outer membrane protein assembly factor BamB family protein, which gives rise to MSTPPPPSQPPSGGFGAPQDPPPGGFGQPPAPPVPPAPPQQPPAASPQQQPPAAPPAGQPAYGYPQQPGPGYGYPQQPGTPAPFGPPTTPMHTAQPPAAAGAGGGGSNDKRNQLMIVGAALLAIVLIVGGGLWYVSGDGGGKQDTADGGPAKPGEDKGQAGAGGTEKVPASTKSKVLVNQPSPTPEEMVQVAGSWLTDTTYIKSDVSKIVGYNLVDGGKKWEVPLPGEICGATSHVSDNKSAVLFRPAAATPENKYPPCTEVGVVDLNAGKLVWTGNAKSATSGDKPASYYEVTLSGQTVAAGGSSGGAAWNLADGKSLWVPKTDGEGCYDAGYAGGEALAVIRKCGRSPNQTLQAQILDPATGAPQSTYKLSAGIENAGIVSTKPLIVSADVGKTAKNASGVSDLFVVDPAGQLKARISLSSGNFGGDCGTEVETCTSFVVGNGKLYLPSYEHQGQDPYAKTNELLSFDLETGKQTSDRADAGERYQLYPLRMDGSNIIVYKDPPYDKGGQIVSIDGKTMKETVLMENPSDKVTQRIETAYLPDHHEYRYHNGKLFIARTTVKKPYSATSDPEYIFTAFTAS